One genomic segment of Gossypium arboreum isolate Shixiya-1 chromosome 3, ASM2569848v2, whole genome shotgun sequence includes these proteins:
- the LOC108475661 gene encoding wall-associated receptor kinase-like 1, with translation MVMGLRSAVLIMQHMIFLSVILAVIATEAVAYQANTGCRSRCGEVTIPYPFGTSGDCNISENFFITCDISVTPNKAFLNTSSIEIVDISLDGICLAAALFLAGVWWLYRKLKKRRKIKRKQEHFKRNGGLLLEKKLSSEEGSVENIKLFTSKELQTATDHYNEKRILGRGGQGVVYKGMLHDGSIVAVKKSKIVDQDHLDPFINEIVILAAVDHRNVVKLLGCCLETEFPLLVYEFIPNGTLYQLMHDQNEEYPRSWDIRIRIAAEVSNAVSYLHSSASVPIFHRDIKCSNILLDEKFRAKVSDFGTSRSIGIDQTHLTTQVKGTFGYLDPEYFQSSQLTEKNDVYSFGVVLVELLTGKKPILTSGSQEKKGLVYYFISSVDQNHFLDILDPQVLKDGQKEELELVAVSYLAKRCLNLDGKDRPTMKEVAMELERIRILRGCFPTRPKQAEVVVTKPTEIGDFTSSSNGSYMDSSITSVSDVHPLMSDTF, from the exons ATGGTTATGGGTTTGAGATCAGCAGTGCTAATTATGCAGCATATGATCTTTCTCAGTGTAATATTGGCGGTAATAGCGACGGAAGCGGTTGCTTATCAAGCGAACACCGGGTGCCGAAGTCGCTGCGGTGAAGTTACCATCCCATATCCGTTTGGTACCAGCGGCGATTGCAACATCAGTGAAAATTTTTTCATCACATGTGACATCAGTGTCACACCCAACAAAGCATTCTTAAACACCAGTAGCATTGAGATCGTCGACATATCTCTTGACG GTATTTGTTTAGCTGCAGCATTGTTCCTTGCTGGAGTTTGGTGGCTTTataggaaactgaagaaaagaagaaaaataaaacgcAAGCAAGAGCATTTTAAAAGAAATGGTGGGCTACTGCTTGAGAAAAAGTTGTCTTCTGAAGAAGGTAGTGTGGAGAATATTAAACTCTTCACTTCCAAAGAGTTACAAACTGCAACCGATCACTATAACGAGAAGAGAATCCTGGGTCGTGGTGGCCAAGGTGTGGTTTACAAAGGAATGTTGCATGATGGGAGCATTGTGGCTGTAAAGAAGTCCAAAATAGTAGACCAAGATCATCTAGACCCATTCATCAATGAGATCGTTATACTTGCCGCAGTTGATCACCGAAATGTTGTCAAATTATTAGGCTGTTGCTTAGAGACCGAATTCCCTCTACTCGTCTATGAATTCATTCCAAATGGAACCCTttatcagctaatgcatgaccaAAATGAAGAATACCCAAGATCTTGGGATATTCGAATACGCATAGCAGCTGAAGTTTCAAATGCAGTTTCTTACTTGCACTCATCTGCTTCTGTCCCCATTTTTCACAGAGATATAAAGTGTAGTAACATACTACTAGATGAAAAGTTCCGAGCTAAGGTATCAGATTTCGGAACATCGAGATCAATCGGCATTGATCAAACTCACTTGACAACTCAAGTTAAAGGAACCTTTGGGTATTTAGATCCTGAATACTTCCAGTCAAGTCAACTCACTGAGAAAAATGATGTTTATAGTTTTGGAGTAGTTCTGGTCGAGCTCTTAACAGGAAAAAAGCCAATCTTAACATCTGGATCCCAAGAAAAAAAAGGCCTAGTCTACTATTTCATCTCCTCGGTGGACCAAAACCATTTTCTAGATATACTTGACCCTCAAGTTTTGAAGGATGGCCAAAAGGAGGAACTA GAACTAGTCGCAGTTTCTTACCTTGCTAAAAGATGCTTAAACTTAGATGGAAAAGATAGACCAACAATGAAAGAAGTGGCCATGGAACTGGAGAGAATTAGAATTTTGAGAGGTTGCTTCCCCACTCGGCCAAAACAAGCTGAGGTCGTTGTCACAAAACCAACTGAGATTGGGGACTTCACTTCATCCTCAAACGGATCTTACATGGATTCCAGCATTACATCTGTATCAGATGTTCATCCACTTATGTCCGATACATTTTGA